In Serinus canaria isolate serCan28SL12 chromosome 5, serCan2020, whole genome shotgun sequence, the following proteins share a genomic window:
- the GANC gene encoding neutral alpha-glucosidase C isoform X1, translated as MEAGTLGGVSVQDEAVDKSNFKKCNQIAFYRRQKLLRPGKSLYRVLLDSVTLSDENVKFQIIHEENKVLLQVEIYEIEGNIFRLKIDEASPLRARYKVPDVLIKEPTTQRLFISHKEAGILVLSSVNEDYKLRITANPFQVELQSKGETVMSVNSNGLLYFEHLQPPPSDRKPTAQNEEAASDSSKEKQEDLGLWQEKFGSFLDIKAHGPTSVGMDFSLHGYDHVYGIPQHTETLLLKNTSDGDAYRLYNLDIFGHKIHDKIGIYGSVPLLLAHKPNRTSGIFWLNSSETLVDISTKAVAEHTPSRSASETAKQRAVPLTDVRWMSESGIIDVFLLMGPSAFDVFKQFAQLTGTQALPPLFSLGYHQCRWNYEDEQDVKAVDAGFDAHDIPYDVIWLDIEHTDGKRYFTWDKKKFQNPRKMQEHLRKKKRKLVVIVDPHIKVDPSYPLYAQAKEKGYFVKDRNGQDFEGICWPGSSCYLDFTNPEVRKWYSDQFAFKTYKASTNILFVWNDMNEPSVFKGAELTMQKDAVHYNNWEHRDVHNLYGFYQQMATAEGLIRRSSGKERPFVLTRSFFAGSQKYGAVWTGDNTAEWSYLKISIPMLLTINMVGISFCGADVGGFIGDPEPELLVRWYQAGAYQPFFRGHSNMESKRREPWLFGEKNTQIIRRAIRERYVLLPYLYTLFYRAHTAAEPVMRSLWIEFPGKVETFDVENEYMLGNALLVHPVTEKEAKTVTVLFPGPEEIWYDFRKFKRVEDAGTVKIPVTLENIPVFQRGGTVIPLKTSAGKSTEWMIDISYELHVALDAEACSIGELYVDDGHSFKYLHKKQFLHRKFSFNKNILSSSCVDESGQYHTTCVVERVIILGFGKQPTFVTASAKDGKKKEVVFTYDMKTSALTLENLALSVDADWEICIS; from the exons ATGGAAGCGGGGACGCTGGGGGGAGTCAG TGTCCAAGATGAGGCTGTGGACAAAAGCAACTTTAAGAAATGCAACCAGATTGCTTTTTACAG GCGTCAGAAACTTCTACGTCCTGGAAAATCCTTGTATCGAGTTTTGTTGGATTCAGTCACTTTAAGTGATGAGAATGTCAAATTCCAAATCATTCATGAGGAGAATAAG GTTCTTCTACAGGTAGAAATTTATGAAATAGAAGGCAATATTTTTAGGCTTAAAATCGATGAGGCATCTCCTCTCAGAGCAAGATACAAAGTTCCTGATGTTCTTATAAAGGAACCTACCACCCAGAG ACTGTTCATATCTCACAAGGAGGCAGGTATTTTGGTACTGTCGAGTGTTAATGAGGACTACAAACTTCGAATCACAGCAAATCCCTTCCAAGTTGAGCTGCAGTCCAAGGGTGAGACTGTTATGAGTGTGAATTCCAATGGTTTGTTGTATTTTGAGCACCTACAACCACCTCCCAGTGACAG AAAACCTACAGCACAAAATGAGGAGGCAGCAAGTGATTCCTCTAAG GAAAAACAAGAGGATCTAGGTCTCTGGCAAGAGAAATTTGGCAGTTTCTTGGACATCAAAGCTCATG GTCCTACTTCTGTAGGCATGGACTTCTCTTTACATGGATATGACCATGTTTATGGAATACCACAACACACAGAAACACTTCTTCTCAAAAACACTAG TGATGGTGATGCCTACCGGCTTTATAATTTGGATATTTTCGGCCACAAGATACATGACAAAATAGGTATTTATGGTTCAGTACCCCTTCTCTTAGCACACAAGCCTAACAGAACTTCAGGGATCTTCTGGCTGAACTCTTCAGAAACACTGGTGGATATTAGTACAAAGGCAGTAGCTGAG CACACTCCATCCAGATCTGCTTCAGAGACTGCTAAGCAGAGAGCAGTGCCTCTAACTGATGTACGCTGGATGTCAGAAAGTGGGATCATTGATGTTTTCCTCCTGATGGGACCCTCTGCATTTGATGTCTTCAAGCAGTTTGCACAACTGACAG GCACTCAAGCCTTGCCCCCACTTTTTTCTCTGGGCTACCATCAGTGCAGGTGGAATTATGAGGATGAACAAGATGTCAAGGCAGTGGATGCTGGCTTTGATGCACATGACATTCCTTATGATGTCATATGGCTGGATATAGAGCACACAGATGGCAAGAGATATTTTACTTGGGACAAAAAGAAATTCCAGAACCCCAGAAAGATGCAAGAAcatctcaggaagaaaaaacgCAAG CTTGTGGTCATTGTAGATCCTCATATTAAGGTTGATCCCTCGTATCCCCTGTATGCacaggcaaaagaaaagggatATTTTGTGAAAGACAGAAATGGGCAAGATTTTGAGGGCATCTGTTGGCCAG GTTCCTCTTGTTACCTGGATTTCACCAATCCTGAAGTGCGAAAATGGTACTCAGATCAATTTGCCTTCAAAACATACAAg GCATCCACTAATATCCTCTTTGTATGGAATGATATGAATGAGCCTTCAGTCTTCAAGGGGGCAGAACTAACAATGCAGAAAGATGCTGTGCACTACAACAACTGGGAGCACCGGGATGTACACAACCTCTACGGATTCTACCAG CAAATGGCAACTGCAGAAGGACTCATCAGACGTTCTTCAGGAAAAGAGAGACCGTTTGTCCTCACAAGATCTTTCTTTGCTGGATCACAGAAGTATG GGGCAGTGTGGACTGGAGACAACACAGCAGAGTGGAGTTACTTGAAAATATCCATTCCAATGCTTCTTACCATCAACATGGTGGGGATTTCCTTCTGTGGAG CTGATGTGGGAGGGTTTATTGGAGATCCAGAGCCAGAGTTACTTGTTCGCTGGTATCAGGCGGGAGCCTACCAGCCCTTCTTCAGAGGTCACTCTAACATGGAGAGCAAACGGCGCGAACCGTGGCTCTTTGGGGAGAAGAACACCCAGATCATCAGGAGAGCCATTAGAGAGCGCTACGTCCTCCTGCCCTACTTATACACTCTGTTCTATCGGGCACACACAGCGGCTGAACCGGTCATGAG GTCTCTCTGGATAGAGTTTCCAGGGAAAGTGGAAACTTTTGATGTGGAAAATGAGTACATGCTGG gaaatgcTTTGTTGGTTCATCCAGTCACAGAGAAAGAGGCCAAGACGGTGACAGTTCTGTTTCCAGGGCCGGAGGAG atttggtatgatttcagaaaatttaaGCGAGTGGAAGATGCAGGCACAGTGAAGATCCCAGTAACACTGGAGAat ATTCCTGTATTCCAGCGGGGGGGTACTGTGATACCTCTGAAGACCTCAGCTGGAAAATCCACTGAATGGATGATAGATATTTCTTATGAACTCCACGTGGCCTTAGATGCAGAG GCCTGTTCCATAGGTGAGCTCTATGTAGATGATGGGCATTCATTTAAATATCTCCACAAGAAGCAGTTCCTGCATCGGAAATTCTCTTTCAACAAGAACATTCTCTCTTCCAG
- the GANC gene encoding neutral alpha-glucosidase C isoform X2 translates to MSVNSNGLLYFEHLQPPPSDRKPTAQNEEAASDSSKEKQEDLGLWQEKFGSFLDIKAHGPTSVGMDFSLHGYDHVYGIPQHTETLLLKNTSDGDAYRLYNLDIFGHKIHDKIGIYGSVPLLLAHKPNRTSGIFWLNSSETLVDISTKAVAEHTPSRSASETAKQRAVPLTDVRWMSESGIIDVFLLMGPSAFDVFKQFAQLTGTQALPPLFSLGYHQCRWNYEDEQDVKAVDAGFDAHDIPYDVIWLDIEHTDGKRYFTWDKKKFQNPRKMQEHLRKKKRKLVVIVDPHIKVDPSYPLYAQAKEKGYFVKDRNGQDFEGICWPGSSCYLDFTNPEVRKWYSDQFAFKTYKASTNILFVWNDMNEPSVFKGAELTMQKDAVHYNNWEHRDVHNLYGFYQQMATAEGLIRRSSGKERPFVLTRSFFAGSQKYGAVWTGDNTAEWSYLKISIPMLLTINMVGISFCGADVGGFIGDPEPELLVRWYQAGAYQPFFRGHSNMESKRREPWLFGEKNTQIIRRAIRERYVLLPYLYTLFYRAHTAAEPVMRSLWIEFPGKVETFDVENEYMLGNALLVHPVTEKEAKTVTVLFPGPEEIWYDFRKFKRVEDAGTVKIPVTLENIPVFQRGGTVIPLKTSAGKSTEWMIDISYELHVALDAEACSIGELYVDDGHSFKYLHKKQFLHRKFSFNKNILSSSCVDESGQYHTTCVVERVIILGFGKQPTFVTASAKDGKKKEVVFTYDMKTSALTLENLALSVDADWEICIS, encoded by the exons ATGAGTGTGAATTCCAATGGTTTGTTGTATTTTGAGCACCTACAACCACCTCCCAGTGACAG AAAACCTACAGCACAAAATGAGGAGGCAGCAAGTGATTCCTCTAAG GAAAAACAAGAGGATCTAGGTCTCTGGCAAGAGAAATTTGGCAGTTTCTTGGACATCAAAGCTCATG GTCCTACTTCTGTAGGCATGGACTTCTCTTTACATGGATATGACCATGTTTATGGAATACCACAACACACAGAAACACTTCTTCTCAAAAACACTAG TGATGGTGATGCCTACCGGCTTTATAATTTGGATATTTTCGGCCACAAGATACATGACAAAATAGGTATTTATGGTTCAGTACCCCTTCTCTTAGCACACAAGCCTAACAGAACTTCAGGGATCTTCTGGCTGAACTCTTCAGAAACACTGGTGGATATTAGTACAAAGGCAGTAGCTGAG CACACTCCATCCAGATCTGCTTCAGAGACTGCTAAGCAGAGAGCAGTGCCTCTAACTGATGTACGCTGGATGTCAGAAAGTGGGATCATTGATGTTTTCCTCCTGATGGGACCCTCTGCATTTGATGTCTTCAAGCAGTTTGCACAACTGACAG GCACTCAAGCCTTGCCCCCACTTTTTTCTCTGGGCTACCATCAGTGCAGGTGGAATTATGAGGATGAACAAGATGTCAAGGCAGTGGATGCTGGCTTTGATGCACATGACATTCCTTATGATGTCATATGGCTGGATATAGAGCACACAGATGGCAAGAGATATTTTACTTGGGACAAAAAGAAATTCCAGAACCCCAGAAAGATGCAAGAAcatctcaggaagaaaaaacgCAAG CTTGTGGTCATTGTAGATCCTCATATTAAGGTTGATCCCTCGTATCCCCTGTATGCacaggcaaaagaaaagggatATTTTGTGAAAGACAGAAATGGGCAAGATTTTGAGGGCATCTGTTGGCCAG GTTCCTCTTGTTACCTGGATTTCACCAATCCTGAAGTGCGAAAATGGTACTCAGATCAATTTGCCTTCAAAACATACAAg GCATCCACTAATATCCTCTTTGTATGGAATGATATGAATGAGCCTTCAGTCTTCAAGGGGGCAGAACTAACAATGCAGAAAGATGCTGTGCACTACAACAACTGGGAGCACCGGGATGTACACAACCTCTACGGATTCTACCAG CAAATGGCAACTGCAGAAGGACTCATCAGACGTTCTTCAGGAAAAGAGAGACCGTTTGTCCTCACAAGATCTTTCTTTGCTGGATCACAGAAGTATG GGGCAGTGTGGACTGGAGACAACACAGCAGAGTGGAGTTACTTGAAAATATCCATTCCAATGCTTCTTACCATCAACATGGTGGGGATTTCCTTCTGTGGAG CTGATGTGGGAGGGTTTATTGGAGATCCAGAGCCAGAGTTACTTGTTCGCTGGTATCAGGCGGGAGCCTACCAGCCCTTCTTCAGAGGTCACTCTAACATGGAGAGCAAACGGCGCGAACCGTGGCTCTTTGGGGAGAAGAACACCCAGATCATCAGGAGAGCCATTAGAGAGCGCTACGTCCTCCTGCCCTACTTATACACTCTGTTCTATCGGGCACACACAGCGGCTGAACCGGTCATGAG GTCTCTCTGGATAGAGTTTCCAGGGAAAGTGGAAACTTTTGATGTGGAAAATGAGTACATGCTGG gaaatgcTTTGTTGGTTCATCCAGTCACAGAGAAAGAGGCCAAGACGGTGACAGTTCTGTTTCCAGGGCCGGAGGAG atttggtatgatttcagaaaatttaaGCGAGTGGAAGATGCAGGCACAGTGAAGATCCCAGTAACACTGGAGAat ATTCCTGTATTCCAGCGGGGGGGTACTGTGATACCTCTGAAGACCTCAGCTGGAAAATCCACTGAATGGATGATAGATATTTCTTATGAACTCCACGTGGCCTTAGATGCAGAG GCCTGTTCCATAGGTGAGCTCTATGTAGATGATGGGCATTCATTTAAATATCTCCACAAGAAGCAGTTCCTGCATCGGAAATTCTCTTTCAACAAGAACATTCTCTCTTCCAG